GTGCTCAAAGAACGTGCACTTGGCTTAGCCTGCGTTTGGGTCCTCTAGAATctagacccggacccgacctgATCCGCTTGCCACCTTCCTAGTTCGCCGAATGCACCCGTTGGttcttatatttgtgatgaacgcCGCAAGGACTGGACCGGACTTGTGCCCTTCTGGCGCGCCATGGATCTCCTCTTCCGTGCCTACGGTGTTGCCTCCGACGACGAGGGAGGCGAAGGCGAAGGCGAAGGCAAAGAGTTAGCAGCCCCGGCTTCCAAGAGACCCCGATCGGAAGGGCATCCTCCGGAGCAAGGGCCCTCGCCGCTGGTGGCCGTTCGGCACCACCGCCCCTCTAGCGGCACAACGGAAGCCCCCCTCGCCGCTGGGAGGTACGTGTCGAAGAGGGAGAGGGCGATCTTGGCGGCATCTTCTAGCGTTTCCGATCCGTCGCCTCCTTTTCCTCCCACGGTCATCACATCTCCTGGTGTTTTGATTTCCCCTATGTTTATCTTCTTGTTTCCCTTACTTACGAGATTCCTTTTAATTATGGTGCCACTAACTCGAAACATATTAGAGCAGAGATAgggtaaagaaaataaaaagctctctctctgtttttttattttttttaccgaATTAATCGATGGGAAGTATAAGAATGAAGCCTCTTTGTGTCCCTGAGGAGACATTGTTCTTTGTGATTCTTCTACTGAACTTCCAGAAAGAGCGAGGGAAACCCTATGTTTTTCCTGATAACTCGCCATTTTTTATTAGGAAATTTTATGGATAAGTTGTTTAAGTAAATAAAACAATGACCACTTGCCAATTTGGCAGTTGTTTGTCGCCTAACTCTACATCACATTATGAAATTCGAATCTTAGATTGCAACGTTGGGTAGTTATAAAATTAGCCTCAGATGTATTCCGTTGCAGGACTCGTCGGTGAACTGGAATGGTTCGTTCAGTTTTTCCCATTTCAATCTCTAGTACATTGAGCGAAGTGGGGATAAAAGTTTTTGATAAAAATCTCCAGCTTAGTAAATTGTAGGAAAATAATACTACAATAtgtatgaaatattagaaaaatcCAACCCATAATGTCAATACTGATTGAggagattgaaaaaaaaaaaattccaaccaAACATTATATAGGGCGTGAATATAAATTGATAATGTTGTTTGAAATATATAAACATACCATTCAAGTGGGGAAAGGCTTGTATTCTGAAATATGTCAGAAGTGAAAAGCTTgaatgctgaaataaaattaaaccTTATAATTGAGCAAAAAGTAGTTAATAGCAAGAATGTTCttataacataaaataatgaattgaaaTTTTGATAGAATTGATAAATTACCTTTGATCCAGAGGAATGTTTGTTTGTGTTCAATGGAATTGAAATGTCTCGCTTCAATGGAATGTTCGATGTTTGTGTCTATGTCTAGGAAACTAGACTGGATGTTTGATTATTGGAGCATGCAATTTGACTTGTTGCTGTGATTTTGATCTCAACCATGTAACTCATTGAATTGGATTGAACTTCTGagcattagatttaataaactCTATGTTTGTTTATTTCTGGATTACTTTTAGAATCTTATCTAGAGAAGGCTGGGATTTATATGATGTCAATttgggattgaatcaagttgtGTAAAATGATGATTATTTTATGCCAGTCTAGGGTGAAATTTTGAAAACCCTAGCCCAACTTAACCCAAACTGTGCTGGTGTTTTTTCTGACCCTATCCTGATGACTTCTATGTTTATTTGCCTACATAGATATATAGTTTGTGTTACCTGGAACCTTAGGATTAGCATAAAATATCCGCACTCAACAGTTGAACATGCATATTGGTATGACATGAACATAGCTCTATAAGAAGAAAGTCTTAGATATTGAATGAATCTGTTGCTTAGACATATGATCACATCCAACACATGTACCAAACCCCATGTAACAGCTTATAGTTTGGGTTGGATTCAGACTAATGTGGTCCATGTTGCACCTCTAATTCCAATTGAAATCATAAACTTTTGTATCAACTACGATCGATGTTTTACTATCAAGCCTGAGAATAAGAGATACAAGGCAAAGACTGATTGAGTAGATTGCTTGATGGGACTAGGCAAGAAGATAACAAGTGCTGAGGGGGAGAATTATGTGTCTCAAGTACATCATAGGACATATCTGAAACTCAAATCTCTTCTTGTAGAAATGGTCAGCTTGATCTTTTCTACACCATTATTGTTGAACTATGAACATATACTAAGTCTAGGTTAGAAGGTGTAATTGTGGTTTGTACATAAATCAGTTTTGGGGGAAGATCATGTGTAACCAATGATAGACATatgtatacatgcatgcataattTACACTGACGAAAAGCGCTTCATTTTGTGGCAAATGTTTTGTAATTCTAAATGGAGTTACAAGAATAGTTAGATGGAAGTGGTGGAAAAGGACCTAAGAAATCTTATGATGCCGCATTTGTTGAAGTGGTTATGAATAATAAAGTGATTCAGGAGGATCACCGAACTGGATGTGAATCACTTTGGCTACTATGAGTATTCAGGAGCATCACCAAACTCAATGTGGATCACTTTGGCTACTACGAATATCTAAGGggatcaccaaactcgatgtgGAACATTTTGACCACTACATCTATAGGAGCTTTAGTGCATGGTCCAGTTGCGTGAGCGATACAAGCAGCCAGAAGAATGGCTACCCGTGCTTGAAGTACATTGAAGGACAAAGACGAGTATGACTGCTACTTCTACCTTGACGGATGATGAGATAATGGAACATCTCACACAACTAAAAGGGGAGCTTTGATCCAGAAGGATCATCGGACTCGATGTGGACCACTTCGGCCATTAGGAGTGTTCAAGaggatcaccaaactcgatgtgAAATATTTTGGCCACTACAAGTATTCAGGaggatcaccaaactcgatATGGATCATTTTGGCCACTACGAGCAAGATTTTCTCAATCAAGTTGCCAAAGTGTTTCACATCAAGTTTGGTGATTTTCTTGAatactcgtagtggccaaaATATTCCACATTGAGTTTGGTGATCTCTTTGGatactcgtagtggccaaagtcCTCCACATTGAGTTTGGTGATTTTTCTGGATACTCGTAGTGACCAAAGTATTCCACATCGAGTCCGGTGATCGTGTTGGATCACAAAGCCCCTAGATAGATGAGATAAATGATATAGTAATGGTCTGATACACTAATTAACTGATGTGCTATTTATCGGTATATACTATCTTCACTTTACTATATGAATGCTGCCACCAGAAAAAATGTATAATGCTTCATTATGCGAACttctttcatgatttttttcaaGACATATGTAACACTAGATTATATTTCCAGGTCCTGTTTACTGCTGAGTAGTTCCTTATGATCTTGCTTTAGGATTCTAGACTAATTCTTATGCAAACTGTGTTGTCACATTTGTTATGCCAGGCTTGTATCACTGGAGCATTCTGGTATAACTTTCCACCAGATTAGATCTTTAATTCACCTAAAATCATAAGATGCTGATAGCTGTCTTGGTTTGGTTTCTGCTTGATTTCAGTTGTTGGAACTCTTTTGGATTCAGATCTACCATCTGACATTTTGGCGTCACTAAAGTGCCAGAAAAACGTCCATGCTCGGAACAAGAAAGTTCCTGATAGACTCTCTGTTGCCCTACATGGCCACACTAAAGCTGTCAATTCTGTACAATGGTCACAGAGTCATGGTTAGTATTACCATTTGGTATTTAATGCCCACAATTTGATAATATTCATCTTCCAAACTTTTAGTAATTTCTGTTTTTTCTGGTTTTGGCTATACATGGTAGATGATACATCTGTACGATATTATGATTGATGTGGAAACTAAGCTTCAGATAAAGGTTGAAACTAATATAGCTTGGCCAGTTTAAACTTTATCCTCTCAAGCTTCTTCTTCTGTCATATTGGGTTTTTGTCTCATAAAACAATAATCTATTTGTTTCAGAACAGACCAATTTCTTTTCTATAGAATGATAGCCTCTAAGTAAAAGCATAAAGATCGAAAGGGGAAAGTGCATCTTAATCATTTTATCAAAAACTAAGGCATGTCTTCTAGCACCActctttattaatttttatggCCGGGAGTAAACTCTTCAAATATGCTCAAAAGTGATCCATGTATGTTGTAACAATTTTCACATTCTTAATTTAATCTTTCAAGCATGTTGCATTCTTCTATTTACACATTTGGCTTGTTTCAATGCTAAAAATCATCGAACCAAATTTTGAAGTTAGGCGAGATCTGAGCATAAGATGTATCTCAGCCTCAGCACACTTTGGGTTCTATAGTCCAGCAGATGCTTTTATTAAGAGGAATAGTCACATGATAAATACTGATTAAAACCATTTTTCTCATTAGCACTGATGGGGCAGTTCTTGATAGCGAATGACTATTAAATATCTATTTTTCTAGTAATTTCATCATGTTTATGTTTATAGGTTCCTTTATTTAGCTTTTAGGCTGTGTTTGATTGTGGGCAAAGGCCGGTTTAACCCATTTATTCTACTTTAACCCACAAAATGTCATAAAAGCAACCAATTATTCTGAGGGCAAAATGGACAttttaaaaaagtttttaaagcaTCTTTTTCCTCATAAACTGGAGTAAACTCTTTCACGTGATGGTGTGGAGTAGTTTATAAAGAGGGTTATTAGTAAATTAACCTATTTACTCTAGGTTAACTTATTTCGCATCCAAATGCAACTTTAGTACTTTAAGTGatttttaaatctttttttttttaccagtgTATAGGAAAATTACTACGAGCATAAAACCAATAGTCACTTATGGGACTTATTCAGAAGTACTTTTACTCTATATTGATCATCTTTCCGTGCTCAAGCAACTTTGACTATATACTTGAAGAAAACTTTGAAATGTTAAAAGAAATACTTTATCCTTAATTTGCAGAAATCCTCTCTACTATTCACTTTTGCTTATCAGTATGCTGAATATTACAGGCCATCTTCTTGCTTCTGCTGGAATGGATCATACAGTCCATGTGTGGAATGTATGGAGGAGAAATCAACAGAAGGCACGCGTTTTCAAATTTCATGATGCAGCAGTGAAGAATGTGAGATGGTCTCCACAAGGGCTCTCTTTGCTTTCTTGTGGATATGACTGTTCGTCACGGCTAGTTGATGTTGAAAAGGGGATAGAAACACAACTTTTCAAGGAAGATCAAATTGTGGAGGTGATCAAATTCCATCCCGGCGAATCCAATCTCTTCCTTTCTGGTGGATCAAAGGGCTTCCTTAGACTCTGGGATATACGAGTTGGTATGGTGATACAGGAATATCTCAGAGGTCTTGGCTCGATCCTTGACATTGAATTTAGTGCCGATGGAAAACATTTCATCTCTTCCAGTGACACTTCCAAGAGCAGGGTTTCTGAAAACTCTATCATCGTATGGGATGTCTCACGACAAGTTCCTTTATCTAACCAGGTATTGCTCAATCCTGTTTTCCCTGGTAGTTAAATGGTAATCTTCCTATGTCCTAAGAATAGGAAAGAAAAATCTGTGAAGGTTCAAATTAAAGGCTACACCATGTTGTTTCATTCCTCACATACTGAGCAGAGGCCATGCCACACTAACATaatatacatcttatgtatcttgtttgtatgcatcgagctacttattttctgttttcaaaTCATATTAGTCTGTGGACCTTGCTTTGAACTAGGAGAAGGTGCAAGAGCAGTCTTCTAACATCTGTGGTGCAAAAGAGCCTAGGGAGTGTTTGTATAAAGCTATAAAATGTTGTAAACAAGAAAAATCTGTTTGcatttttgagaaataaatgaGATAAAATTGTATAGACTAATTAAACAATGAAGAATAAATTTGCAATTGGAGCTAATATTACTTTCGATAAAATTTAGCGGCAAAAAATTACTTGAATTTTTAATCTTAAATTAAATACACCAGTAATATAATTGTGTGTGCCTCACTGTATAAATTCTCGTATTTTGTTTGTACCTACCATAAATCTACAAATCAAATGCCCAATGGTCCTCAGGATGGACATGGGATGGAAAAGGTGGCCGTTTGATAAATTTATTAGCATTATATGTGCAATCAGTGTGGGAAAACAATTACTTCCGTTGTCAAAACCCTTAATTCTATTTTTGTCCTTATTAACTATAGGTAGGCAAAGGCAGCCAGAGATTTTATTTCAGAAAGTATGAGATGTTCAAAATTACCCTGCTTATTGGGTGTGACAACACCTACTCCTTTTGGGATTAGGAATCCTTTATCCCCAGATACAATGGTGGCACTTGCTTTCCTAGTTAGAACTGATGGCTATCAGCCCTTATCTTCCTTCCATATGTTGTTGAACATGCAACAAATATTTCCTTCAGGCCTGTCTTGAGTGCACTGGAATTGGAGAAATCTATATGATAAAATTATCTTCACTTGACCACTAAAAATGGGTTGATTAATTTTGAAAACCAACATTgttagattttttattttacattaaCTGGCaaataacaatttaattggTTACCAACCTgctgagttcatgttcatgttgttatcAGGTTTACACGGAAGCATATACCTGCCCTTGTATCAGGTATCACCCTTCTGACGCTTGTTTTGTTGCACAGTCAAACGGCAACTACATTGCAATTTTCTCTGCCAGAGCCCCCTTCAAGTTAGATAGGTACAGGAGGTATGAGAATCATGGAGTATGGGGCTTCCCCATCAAGTGTAATTTCAGTCTGGATGGCCAAGAACTTGCTTCTGGCTCCTCAGATGGCTGTATGTACTTCTACAGCTATAAATCTTCCGCGCTTGTGAGGAAAATCAAGGCATTCGAGCAGGCGTGCATTGATGTTGCATTCCACCCCATGATGCCTAATGTGATAGCTTCATGCAGTTGGACTGGTGAAGTTTCTGTGTTTGAATAAAACAATATTCCTGCACCTTATCCTTAGAGAGATAGCTGTGTTCATTTTAGTGCGAATTGGCTTTCCAGCCGAGCTCATTCCTTCTGAAAACTCAGTTCGGTTCACTAAAAGTTCCCAGAGGACCTGGTAGATTGTGCATGCTGCTATCTCAGCTGTGCTCTGAAGTAGACCTTACAGGTGAAGCATGTTTGTAAAATAGGAAAGTCGTTGCAAATGCTTGCCGGTTAGATAAGTGGTGAATATAGTACCATGTCATATTTATTGCGTTGTTACTGATACACTGAATGCCAAGTCCTGAATGGAGGAAGTAATGCATTCCTGGGACTCAATAttagatcatatggaactttgTTCTTGAAATGATACGTAAGACTGGAAAAATCTCTCATGTTTGGTTTGCCTTTCAGAACTTTAACTTTATTTTAACTTGTTGCACTAGAAGTCTTTGTTATTGTTCTTCACAGATGATCTTAAATCGAAATCTTTGTTAATTGAGGGTAGCTTCTTCAGCTAGGAAGTACGTCCTACAGGGCTGTCCTTGTTTAAGCCATAAACAGGGAATTCCAAGTGCTAAAAGATAGCTTTGGTGCTTTTGCTTCTTGAAGTATATTGATATGATAACTAAGAGGCATCATATTTATACATTATATATGTACTTTGAGCTGTATGGACCACTAACAATTGTTTAGGATGTTACATGTATTTATAATGCGACTCCCAGTCCTAGGATCCAAGTTTAAACATTTTTGATATCTCTGAATACTGAACCTCCTCCAAAAACACATCTTCAATAGAATGGAAATATTGGCTGTTAATTGTCCCCTCGGACTTCCGTTTGGACGTAGTAATCATTTCTGTGAGATGACTTATCTATCCCTGAAAAATAGGGATTAGATACTCCTCTATCTGCCCTGTCACCTTCAGATACTGGTCCCTTTGTAACTTTGTTAGTAACGCTCTGCTGGAGGATCTTTCCGCAACACTAAAAACATAACGATTTTTGCAATGGCCGTTGTTAGCTGTCATGAGAGGCCAGGATGTGAAAGATGGCTGTTGTTCGTTCAAGCAGTTCTTTTAGATGATAGCGAAATGCCAAATAACAATTGTTGCATCTcgcagaaaataaaaaaaatatatttttagcggttttttttttataatgattTTGTTCGAAGCACTCCTGCACTTTTTGTGTAAAGTACcattgaaagcaaaaaaaaaaaacactgtgATTCAATGAATTcagtttattcttttcaaatatgtCAATTATCCGTTGAAATAAGCAAACTAAAAGCtggcttttttaaaaaaaaacaggcCTTTCAAACAAATTTTCTTGCGATCAAAATGGATTGTCCTGCTCACAATAATAGGACCACCCAATTTCAACCAAATAGACTCTAGCATCAATTGAGCCAGACCTCGGTCCCGCTAAGAATCCGTCCGAGCTCGGACTTCGTCGAGGGCTCCGCCGACTTCAGACAGGTGTCTCCACTGCTACGATTTGCGCCAACCTCTTCTGATGATCATAGCAACGGTCTGAGCCCGAGCTCAAAGCACCCAACTATTCGGGTTACGAGCCCAAGAGCTCCTTCAACCATAGGTCTATTCGCCGACGTGCCCCGACTCGAGCTCAAGGCACCCCCTTTATATTCGCCGACGCGCCCAAGTCGAGTCTGGAGCATCCTTATGTTCGCCGACTTGCCCCGACCCGAGCTTGGGGTTCTTTTTTATATTCGCCGATGTGCCCTGGCCGAGCCCAGGGCGCCCTTATGTTCGTTGACTTGCCCCGACCCAAGCTCGGGACGCTCTCTTTATATTCGCCAGCGTTCCCTGACCGAACTCGGGGCGTCCTTATGTTCGCCGACTTGCCCCAACCCGAGCTAAGGGCGCCCTTAATATTCGACGATACGCCCCAAGCAAGTTCGGGGCGCCCCATCTAACAGTGTGCCTCGATCCttaagctcggggcgccctacCGAGTAAATCTTGTAATCGAGGAAGCTAGGCCAACCTCAGTGCAGGCCAAGCAGACCTCGCTGAATACATGATGCAACccctcatcgagctcggcttccCCATGACCACATCCTCATGCATGCTCACACCCGCCTACGTGGTTGTACATTACAACATTACCgcgccatgctttgcttgctgacCAACGATAATCGAAGACAACACCATGCTGCTTCAGCTATACCCCGTCACATATATCGACGCCTTACCATTTACAGGAACGGCCTACGCCGTGGGCCTCAAGCTAGCTCTAGCTGCACGTCATCTGTCTACGAcctatctcctcccatgatgaggatgggccatacctccgccacctggACACCTCTCCGAGGACTATATATATAGCCCCATCAGGTAACACTACGGGGACTCTTTTGAGCTAACTAAGCTTCATCctaacttgagcgtcggagggccctcaccggaattACCCGCGagactttgtgcaggtacaccgTCGCGTGGGAGGTGACCCACCTTCTTTCTCAACATTCCGGCAGCTCCTTCGACTCCTCTGACATGGTCACCCTTAAGCccaatttgaaccacaacatcaATTATCCATTGAAATAAGCAAACTAAAAGTtagtttttttcaaaaaaaacaaGCCTTTCATGCAAATTTTCTTGCGATCAAACAGGCTTCGAAATTAAGCAAATGAGAAGGTGAATTGTGACTTCTAAATCATCCACGAAAACGACCACGGCCAAGCGCTCTCGTCAAGTCCCAGTATGCTGTGCACCCCACGTGTTTTCGGTCCGCACCTTCTTTCGCGATACGGGCCGTAAGTTCGCGctctgcacaaatctcaaagcaaatCGAACTCTGCTATTCATCGGCCTGTATATATCTCAAAGCGGCCGCGCGAAGGAAGGTGGCGAATCCTTCTTTCgaacgaaagatacaaccccgtTCCATTGTCGCCGCGCCTGCGCGACCCTCGTATCATTCCCTGCTTTCGAGTTCGGACCCCTACCTTCTTCTCCATTGCCCATTTCCTGCGGTGCGGTGCGGTGCGGACGCATCCCAGGGAGACGGAGAGCATGATGAGGACAGACAGAGCGAGATGCCGTGATGAAGTACTGTCACCGCCCCCACTGCATCTGCCGCCGCTCCTCCTCCATCAAAACCTCCATCACCACCGCCGGGTTCTTCGTCTCCAACTCCTATTTCCTCctgcttctcttctccttcctccgcCCCGCCAGCTCCTTCTCGCCTTCACCTTCCTCGACGCCCCCGCCCGCTTCGGTTTCCTTCTCCCAGGGCTAGTGCTCCCGATCAGCAAGAAAAAATAGGGGCTAATCTTTTTGTCTATTGCCAGCTGCTCCCGTTCGCGGGTCAGGGGTTTGTGGAGCTCTGCACATTGCCGATCCTATCGACGCTTGCTCTCCAATCCGGAGCAATAGGACTCCTGCGGGCGGAGCCGGGCAGTCGGCGCATTCCGATTTTGTTCTTATCGTGAGAGGTGTTTGCAACTTCGAGAACAACGTCAGGATTGCTCAGGACGCCGGATACCAGGCCGCCATCATCTACGACGACCTGGAGAATGGCAGCTTGTAGtcgagtgagtaaagaagttgtCTTTCTTTATTATCGCATCACCTGGATTTAGAGAACCCATGAATCCCTTTCCGGGTTCTGTTTGAGTCTTTGTGTACTGTGGGTTTCACGATGTTGACTCACAATCAACACAATAGGATTTAACCCATGTGTCTATTCTTGTTTTATATTGTTTCCTAATTAAAGTGAATTCCATCTTAAGGTGAAGGGATGCTTTGATCTGAAAGCACTGTTGAAGAATTCATCTTTGTGATTACACAATCATGAGGAAGTGTTATCAACTGAAAGACGCGCGAAGAAGTTTGCCATGCATGTTGAGAGAGTGATGTTAATGTTCAAGTTCTCAGGTTGAGTCGTGGCTGTTCAGATGCTGTTTGGGAAATGGTGATGGAGATTTAGTTGGTCTGAGAGAAGGCTTGAGATGGTAAAAACTGGTGCTGCCGAGATATCTTTGTTAGATAGGAGAGCAGTAAGATTATTTCTGAAGGAGTAGGAATGGTTATGTTGTAGGAGATATGTGCAAGTGCGACCAAGTATATTTACGATTGGAGGGGATTTAGTATTTGATGGTAAAAGCGCTCATCCTAAACGTTCTTTTTTGACCCGCCTGCTTGCAGAAATGAATGGATCAGAAGGGGGGCTGGGTTCTATTTCCGGGCCGGTATCCTTTAGATGCTAATAGTTAATAGCTTTTCAGCTTGTTCCAGCTTCGCGGCTTCAGTTTTGTATGAGAGCGGGCGCACTTTCTTCAGACGGAATGCTCAGTGACAACCTCTCAATTGTCCCTGCCTGGCCTCTCTTGCTACCACAGTAGCACCTCGTGTGGTCAGCACCAATCGTGTTCGGGCAACGAAGCTTACACGCCGGCGAGGGGGGAAGGGAAGGTTTTTGTAAGCGAGACAGAGCAGCTTGCGGGAGATGATGGAAGAGAAGGGTGCGC
Above is a genomic segment from Phoenix dactylifera cultivar Barhee BC4 chromosome 2, palm_55x_up_171113_PBpolish2nd_filt_p, whole genome shotgun sequence containing:
- the LOC103706162 gene encoding WD repeat-containing protein 25 isoform X1 — its product is MDLLFRAYGVASDDEGGEGEGEGKELAAPASKRPRSEGHPPEQGPSPLVAVRHHRPSSGTTEAPLAAGRYVSKRERAILAASSSVSDPSPPFPPTVITSPVVGTLLDSDLPSDILASLKCQKNVHARNKKVPDRLSVALHGHTKAVNSVQWSQSHGHLLASAGMDHTVHVWNVWRRNQQKARVFKFHDAAVKNVRWSPQGLSLLSCGYDCSSRLVDVEKGIETQLFKEDQIVEVIKFHPGESNLFLSGGSKGFLRLWDIRVGMVIQEYLRGLGSILDIEFSADGKHFISSSDTSKSRVSENSIIVWDVSRQVPLSNQVYTEAYTCPCIRYHPSDACFVAQSNGNYIAIFSARAPFKLDRYRRYENHGVWGFPIKCNFSLDGQELASGSSDGCMYFYSYKSSALVRKIKAFEQACIDVAFHPMMPNVIASCSWTGEVSVFE
- the LOC103706162 gene encoding WD repeat-containing protein 25 isoform X2, producing MDLLFRAYGVASDDEGGEGEGEGKELAAPASKRPRSEGHPPEQGPSPLVAVRHHRPSSGTTEAPLAAGRYVSKRERAILAASSSVSDPSPPFPPTVITSPVVGTLLDSDLPSDILASLKCQKNVHARNKKVPDRLSVALHGHTKAVNSVQWSQSHGHLLASAGMDHTVHVWNVWRRNQQKARVFKFHDAAVKNVRWSPQGLSLLSCGYDCSSRLVDVEKGIETQLFKEDQIVEVIKFHPGESNLFLSGGSKGFLRLWDIRVGMVIQEYLRGLGSILDIEFSADGKHFISSSDTSKSRVSENSIIVWDVSRQVPLSNQSNGNYIAIFSARAPFKLDRYRRYENHGVWGFPIKCNFSLDGQELASGSSDGCMYFYSYKSSALVRKIKAFEQACIDVAFHPMMPNVIASCSWTGEVSVFE